The following DNA comes from Candidatus Desulfatibia profunda.
TCGGTCTGGGGTGTTTTAAAAACCCATTCACGGGCTTTACCTTGCTCTTCATCCCAGACGATTTTATAGCTGGCGGCACAGGAAATCAGCGGAGTCTTGTATTGTTCGGCCAAAGGAACCACCGCCATGGAGGTCCCGCTTAACGAAGGGCCGATCACCGCACAGACCTTATCCTGGGTGATCAGTTTTTTGACAGCCAGGTTGGCCTTGGTGGCATCTCCTTCGCTGTCATAAACGACGAGTTCCAACTTCTCTCCATTAATGCCGCCGGCCTTGTTGATCTGTTCTACCAGCATTTCAGCCGTTTTCTTTTCAGGATCTCCCAGAAAAGAGGTGCCACCCGTTACCGAAAAAACCGCACCGATTTTAAAGGCCTGCGCCGGGCTGATCAGCAATCCCAAGCTGAATACGCAGGCTGTTGTGAAAATAGCAATCTTTTTGAATGTCATCTGTTTTCCTCCTTTTACAATGGGTGTTAGAAACAAAAACGTCTTGGAAACTTAACGACTTGTCGTCAGCCGCCCGATCTAAATTCGCCAGGAATTGCAAGCAACAGAAAAACGGAATTTTAAGTCAAATGGATCTCATTTGAAATTTTGGCCGGAAACCGGAGATCATCCTGCGCCAGCCGGCTTTAGGAGTTTAACCCGAATTACAGAGTGTAAACTTTACTTCCGTTAATCACTGTCACGTTGTTTTTTTGGAGTATTTTAACGGCCTCATCGATGTTATCGAACCTGAAGATCATGATCGCATTATTTCCGCTCTGGGTAACAAACGCATACATATATTCCACATTAATCCCGGCCTTGTTCAAAATATCGAGTATGCTGTGCAGACCTCCGGGCCTGTCTTCCACTTCCACGGCAACCACATCTGTCTTGCCGACGGTAAATCCGCGGTTTTTAAGCGCTGTTATGGCGTTTTGATTGTTATTCACGATCAGGCGCAACACGCCGAAATCAGAAGTGTCTGCCAGAGCCAGGGCCCTGATATTCACTCCTGCTTCGGCGAGAATACCTGTAACTTCAGCCAGCCGGCCGGCCTTGTTTTCCAAAAAGACTGAAATCTGTATAGCTCGCATGAAAGCCTCCTTTATATTTTGCGCTTGTCAATAACCCGCACGGCTTTGCCCTCGCTGCGGGCAATGACCTTGGGTTCCACGAGTTTCACTTTGGCTGAAACTCCGAGGTAGTCTTTGATATTCTTTGATATTTTCCTTTCAAGATCCTGCAAGTGTTTGACTTCGTCGGAAAAGAGTTGCTCTCCGACTTCTACCATAACGGTGAGCATGTCCAGCTTGCCCTCACGCTCGACCACAAGCTGATAGTGAGGTTCGACATGATCCATTTCCATCAAAACACTTTCAATCTGTGACGGAAAGACATTGACCCCGCGTATAATGAGCATGTCGTCCGTGCGGCCGCTGATCCTGTTCATGCGGATGTGCGTCCGGCCGCAGATGCAGGGCTCCGGATTTAATGAGCTGATATCACGCGTTCGGTAGCGGATGACAGGAAATGCTTCCTTGGTGATGGAAGTAAAAACCAGTTCTCCGGTCTGACCGTAAGGAAGGACTTCTCCGGTGGCCGGATTGATGATTTCGGGAATAAAGTGATCTTCAAATATGTGCAGACCGTTTTTAGCCTCATGACATTCGATCGCCACTCCCGGCCCGATCACCTCACTTAAGCCATAAATATCTACGGCGGTTAAATACAACTTCCTTTCAATCTCTTCGCGCATGTTTTCCGACCAGGGCTCTGCTCCAAAGATACCGAATTTAAACTTCAGATCTTTAAAAGAAACGCCCATTTCATCGGCGACTTCCGCCAGGTGCAGGGCATACGAGGGCGTCGCCGTCAATATGGTCGGTCCAAAATCCTTCATGATCACAATCTGTCTTTTGGTGTTGCCGCCGGAAACCGGGATAACGGAAGCACCTAATTTTTCTGCTCCGTAGTGGACACCCAGGCCGCCGGTAAAGAGTCCGTAGCCGTATGCATTGTGAATGATGTCTCCGCGGGTTGCTCCACCGGCAGCGAGAGAACGGGCCATAAGCTCAGCCCAGGTATTCACATCCCTGGCCGTATACCCCACAACGGTCGGTTTGCCGGTAGTTCCGGACGAAGCGTGAATGCGGACGACATTATCCATCGGCACAGCAAACATTCCATAAGGATAATTATCGCGCAAATCCTCTTTGGTTGTGAACGGAATTCGTTTTAAATCTTCAAGGGATTTGATGTCGTTTGGAGTGATATTGTTTTCTTGAAATTTTTTGCGATAAAAGGGTACATTCACATAGATACGGTCAATTGTAGCCTTGAGCCGACGCAAGATGATTGCCTCCAGATCTTCTCTTGGCATGGTCTCAAATCCAATGTCAAGAATCATTCCAGTACTCCTTTCAAATTAGTTACCGACTAAATTTCAAAGCACAGATGATGGACCTGAGTCTGCCTTGCATTATTGTTCATAAACCATCCGGTGCATTTTTTTCAACAAAAAAAGATACAAGTTTACAAACTTCCTTTGAAATCAGGCTTGCGCTTTTCGAGAAAAGCGCAAGTGCCCTCCTTGGCGTCAGGGCTTGCCATGCAGAGCGCAAAGGCATCCGTCTCAATGCTGCAACCGGTGGCCAGATCGACGTTCATACCATTGTTTATGGACTGCTTTGCGGCTCGCAGAGCGACTTTCCCTTTTAAGGCCAGGATCCTGGCGGTTTTGATGACTTCATCCATGAGCGCTTCCCGAGAACAAACCGTGTTCACTAGCCCAATGGCCTGGGCCTCTTTGGCAGAAATCATTTTGCCGGTAAATATCAATTCCTTGGCCATATTCTTGCCGACCAATCTCGGAAGCCTCTGGGTACCGCCGAATCCGGGAATAATTCCAAGATTGATCTCCGGTAAACCGAACATGGCATTTTCAGAGGCATAAATAAAGTCACACGCCAATGCTATTTCGCTGCCGCCGCCAAGGGCAAAGCCGTTAACGGCGGCAATGACCGGTATCGACAGCGCCTGCAATCTGTTCATCAGCGTGTGCCCCATATCGGAAAAGCGTTTGGCATCAAGAGCATTGAACGTGGCGAGTTCCGTGATATCGGCCCCGGCCACAAAGGCTTTTTCACCGGCTCCGGTAAGGATCAACACCCTGATATCTTTGTTTGCGGTAATTTCAGCGAGCGCATGTGAAAATTCTTTCAAAAGATCGCCATTCAAAGCATTCAAGGTTTTCGGCCGGTTGAAGGTGATGGTGGCAATGCCGTCTTCGACCTGAAAGATGATATTCTCGTATGTCATACTTAACCTCCGAAATTTGGGTTTAAAAATGCCGTAGGGCTTGTCTCCCGGATGTACTTACGGACCCCCTGGACAATCGCGTCGCACATTCGATCCTGATAAGTGGAATCGATCAGCCGGCTACACTCCCTGGCATTGCTGATAAAGGCGGTTTCTATCAATATGGACGGCATCTGAGCTCCCAACAAAACGTAAAACGGCGCTTTTTTTACGCCTTTATCCTTTATCTGGCTGTAGTCTTGTCGCAAGCGGCCGTGCAGGGATTCCTGGACACGAACAGCCAGCCGGCTCGATTCATTGATTTTGGCATTTTGCATCAAATCAGTTAAAATTGTCTGCAAATCGCTGATATTCTTGGTAGACGTTGCATTTTCCCGGGCTGCAACCATAATGGCGTCTTCATCCGTTGCCAGGTTCAGAAAATAGGTTTCGATACCGTATGCCCTTCGATCTCGGGCGGCATTGGTGTGAATGGATATAAAAAGATCCGCGTTTTTGGTATTGGCAATCGCCGTTCGTTCCTCCAGAGTAAGATTGCGGTCGCTGTTGCGCGTCAGGAAAACTTCGCAATGCAGTTCTTCTTGCATCTTTTTAGCAAGCCGCCGGGCGATTTTGAGGACGACATCTTTTTCATGAACACCTTTTTTATAACCGGGCGCCCCAAAATCACGTCCCCCGTGACCCGGATCGATAACGATGCGGCTCACACCGAGAGCAAGCTGTCTTGCCAAAGCGCTGGGAGGAAGCTTGGCACCTTTCTGTCCGGTCTGGGCCGTCGCCCGGGTCGGACTGGCCTCCTTGCCCCAGACATCGATGACAATCCTGAAAGGGTTCTTAAGGGAAAATATCTTGTATGTTTTAAAAGACTTGATATCGACAACAACCCGAACCGAATCCGATGCATACTGGCCGGCACGCACATCACTGAGCAGATTGTCATTAATCGGAATAACTTTATCCAGATCTGCCCCCAGCCTGCAGTTATCCAGGTCAACATACAGGCGCTGGGGTTTCTGGATGGCAGGGTCTTGTTTAAGGAGCCTGTGAGTGTAAGTTGTTTCACTGTCCGCGTCGACCACGATACGCGTGTAGCTGGGATTAGACCAGAATCGCAGCCCTTTTACCGTTACGCTTTGGCCTTCGGGGGGTTTGTCTTCCTTGTCTTCCGGCTCCGGATAGGTCGATGCTTTTTCGATCTCTGCGGCGACCTCATCGACCGCTGTTTCTTCTTCGTCGGGCTTTTTATCTCCCTGGGTTTCAGCGGCAAGCTGCTGGCTTTCCGACGGTAAAATGGCGCGGAGGGCGTCGCTCGCACGCTTTCGATACTGACTGCGCGGATATTGGGCAACGATGCGCTCGAAGGCGGCAATAGCTTCTTGTTTATCTGATTCTTTGAATGAGCGCTTGAAAAGTTCCTGATACAGCGTTGCCGACATATACAATCCCGCAGCGGCCCAGGGACCTGACGGGTCATGGCGGTAGACTGCCATGAACTCCTCGATGCATGCCAGCCACTGGTCCCTGTATTTCTGCCTTTTAGCGCTTTTCAGAAGTCTGTTGTAAGCGCTTTCGGCCGCAACATACTTGTCTTTTGCCGAATTTCCAGACAAAGATTTGTCTTCTGCCGAATTTCCAGACAAAGAGCGGACATCGCCAACAGCGACATTCGGGCTTTTGGCTCGGGAAAAGCTGCGAATGGCGTCGGCCGCCTTCTGACTGTATTGGCTCTGCGGAAACCGTTTTACAATCCGCCCATAGATATCGAGGGCCTCTTGTCTGTCAGACTCCTTAAATGAAAGATTGTAAA
Coding sequences within:
- a CDS encoding enoyl-CoA hydratase/isomerase family protein — protein: MTYENIIFQVEDGIATITFNRPKTLNALNGDLLKEFSHALAEITANKDIRVLILTGAGEKAFVAGADITELATFNALDAKRFSDMGHTLMNRLQALSIPVIAAVNGFALGGGSEIALACDFIYASENAMFGLPEINLGIIPGFGGTQRLPRLVGKNMAKELIFTGKMISAKEAQAIGLVNTVCSREALMDEVIKTARILALKGKVALRAAKQSINNGMNVDLATGCSIETDAFALCMASPDAKEGTCAFLEKRKPDFKGSL
- a CDS encoding ACT domain-containing protein — translated: MRAIQISVFLENKAGRLAEVTGILAEAGVNIRALALADTSDFGVLRLIVNNNQNAITALKNRGFTVGKTDVVAVEVEDRPGGLHSILDILNKAGINVEYMYAFVTQSGNNAIMIFRFDNIDEAVKILQKNNVTVINGSKVYTL
- a CDS encoding phenylacetate--CoA ligase, with amino-acid sequence MILDIGFETMPREDLEAIILRRLKATIDRIYVNVPFYRKKFQENNITPNDIKSLEDLKRIPFTTKEDLRDNYPYGMFAVPMDNVVRIHASSGTTGKPTVVGYTARDVNTWAELMARSLAAGGATRGDIIHNAYGYGLFTGGLGVHYGAEKLGASVIPVSGGNTKRQIVIMKDFGPTILTATPSYALHLAEVADEMGVSFKDLKFKFGIFGAEPWSENMREEIERKLYLTAVDIYGLSEVIGPGVAIECHEAKNGLHIFEDHFIPEIINPATGEVLPYGQTGELVFTSITKEAFPVIRYRTRDISSLNPEPCICGRTHIRMNRISGRTDDMLIIRGVNVFPSQIESVLMEMDHVEPHYQLVVEREGKLDMLTVMVEVGEQLFSDEVKHLQDLERKISKNIKDYLGVSAKVKLVEPKVIARSEGKAVRVIDKRKI
- a CDS encoding N-acetylmuramoyl-L-alanine amidase translates to MNNDFRKLDIVCLLVCCMLAVTWPRPSSATVDRDTYYQAQACYQKLRSTPKIQKYREQWLNCIDKFQEVYRYDPSGPWAPAGLYMSGKLYQELYNLSFKESDRQEALDIYGRIVKRFPQSQYSQKAADAIRSFSRAKSPNVAVGDVRSLSGNSAEDKSLSGNSAKDKYVAAESAYNRLLKSAKRQKYRDQWLACIEEFMAVYRHDPSGPWAAAGLYMSATLYQELFKRSFKESDKQEAIAAFERIVAQYPRSQYRKRASDALRAILPSESQQLAAETQGDKKPDEEETAVDEVAAEIEKASTYPEPEDKEDKPPEGQSVTVKGLRFWSNPSYTRIVVDADSETTYTHRLLKQDPAIQKPQRLYVDLDNCRLGADLDKVIPINDNLLSDVRAGQYASDSVRVVVDIKSFKTYKIFSLKNPFRIVIDVWGKEASPTRATAQTGQKGAKLPPSALARQLALGVSRIVIDPGHGGRDFGAPGYKKGVHEKDVVLKIARRLAKKMQEELHCEVFLTRNSDRNLTLEERTAIANTKNADLFISIHTNAARDRRAYGIETYFLNLATDEDAIMVAARENATSTKNISDLQTILTDLMQNAKINESSRLAVRVQESLHGRLRQDYSQIKDKGVKKAPFYVLLGAQMPSILIETAFISNARECSRLIDSTYQDRMCDAIVQGVRKYIRETSPTAFLNPNFGG